The following coding sequences lie in one Pseudorasbora parva isolate DD20220531a chromosome 18, ASM2467924v1, whole genome shotgun sequence genomic window:
- the zgc:86839 gene encoding cyclin-dependent kinases regulatory subunit 2-like — translation MAHKQIYYSDKYTDDHYEYRHVVLPRELAKQVPKSHLMSEDEWRRLGVQQSLGWVHYMIHEPEPHILLFRRPLPK, via the exons ATGGCTCATAAACAGATCTACTACTCGGATAAATACACAGATGATCACTATGAATACCG ACATGTGGTGTTACCGCGAGAACTGGCCAAACAAGTGCCCAAATCCCACCTGATGTCGGAGGATGAGTGGAGGAGGCTGGGCGTGCAGCAGTCGCTGGGATGGGTGCATTACATGATCCATGAACCAg AACCTCATATTCTGCTGTTTAGGAGACCTCTaccaaaataa